One Planifilum fimeticola genomic window, CTGCGGCGTCATCATCGTGACCGTCCTTCACTTCCTGACGATTTTGCGCATTGTTCCCTTTGCCATCCACCTTCGGGAATGGGTGAAACTGGGCATGGCCGTCGTCTGGATGGGAGCCGTCGTCCACTGGATCTATGCCTTCCACGATGCGCCGATGCTGCCGCGGGTGCTCACGGCCTTGACCGTCGGCGGAGGAGTGTATCTGGCGTCACTGTTATTCCTGTCCCTGATCAGGAAAGAGGATGCCGTCCGCCTGCCCGTCATCGGCGAATGGCTGGCCAAACTTCTGCCTCGTTAACCGCCTCCGGGCGAATCCTCCTCCCCATCGTCCCGACCATCGAGATGGAGGCGGCCGCGATCGTCCATGGTGGCGAGGAAAATCTCCTCGACACCGCGATGCCCCCTGCGCCGCACCTCCTGCTCCAGCCAAAGGCGGTCCCGCCCAATCCGTCTCAGCCCCTCCTCTAGCACCCGTCCTTCAACTATCAGAAAGACGGGCAATTGGGAGGGCTTGGTACTTTGGAGCGGGAAAAGGTCTTCCTTGGATACCGGTTTCTTTCCCTCCTTTGGAAAGACGCTCAGCTTTCCCGATGTTTCCAGAATGGCGAATTCCACATCGGCGACATTGTCGATGCCCTTTTCCCTGAGCTGTGCCATCAAATCATCGAGATTGTATCGGTTTTTGGCCATCACCTTATCCTGGATTCGGCCGTTTTTGATCAACATCGCGGGCTTGCCGTCGACGATATGCCGAATGGTCCTGTTCTTCAATGACAAATAGGATAGTCCGATTTGGGTCACCAGCAACGTGGCGATGGGCAGAATCCCATGAACCAGCGGCCGATCCCCATTCTCGATGGAAATCACCGCCAGGTCGGCGATCATAATGGAAACCACCAGATCAAAGACGGATAACTTCCCGATCTCCCTCTTCCCCATCAGGCGCATCACTATCAAGACAAAAAAATAGATGAACAAGGTCCGAAAAAACACCTCGGTCCATTCCATCCGACTTCGCCCCTTTTTCACCGTCTGCCTTTGTAGTTTGACCCGCCCGCTCCGTTTTTACCCTCCGCATAAACGAGCCCCTCCGATCATAGGATGTACAAACCGTATTCGGGAGGGGGTTCTGGTGAAACACCCATCTGCGGAATCGACGCCGAGGCGAACCGGTTCTCCGCTGATTTTCGGGCTGGTGGCCGTTTGGGGGGTGGTGCTGATCGGCTCTCTGCTTGCGGCATTTCTTTTGCGATATGCTGCTGTGGATGAAGAATACCTTCCCTATTTCACCTTTGGAATCAACGGTGTGGCGCTTTTGGGCGGCGGGTGGATCAGCGGCCGGCGCGCCGGGGAAAAGGGTTGGCTTTACGGCGGATCCGTCGGATGCCTGTATGCTTTGATCGTCATCCTCATCGGATTTTTGGCCTTTGATGCCGCCATGCAGATCCATCCCCTCGCCTTTGCCGCAGGGGCTTTCGCCCTCGGCGCGCTGGGAGGGATATTCGGTGTCAACACCCGCGGGGCGTAACGCGGAATGGACCGCGTACAGGGAGAAAAAACAAAAAACCCCT contains:
- a CDS encoding DUF421 domain-containing protein, which translates into the protein MEWTEVFFRTLFIYFFVLIVMRLMGKREIGKLSVFDLVVSIMIADLAVISIENGDRPLVHGILPIATLLVTQIGLSYLSLKNRTIRHIVDGKPAMLIKNGRIQDKVMAKNRYNLDDLMAQLREKGIDNVADVEFAILETSGKLSVFPKEGKKPVSKEDLFPLQSTKPSQLPVFLIVEGRVLEEGLRRIGRDRLWLEQEVRRRGHRGVEEIFLATMDDRGRLHLDGRDDGEEDSPGGG
- a CDS encoding TIGR04086 family membrane protein, yielding MKHPSAESTPRRTGSPLIFGLVAVWGVVLIGSLLAAFLLRYAAVDEEYLPYFTFGINGVALLGGGWISGRRAGEKGWLYGGSVGCLYALIVILIGFLAFDAAMQIHPLAFAAGAFALGALGGIFGVNTRGA